CGATTTATAAATAATTGTTGTTTGCAGTAATAAGTTGACATATTTGTACTAAGATATGGCGCTCTTGACGTGGTACTCGACATAATCGTTTTTGAGGTGATAGGACTATGGCACATGCAAATAAAGGCAATCAGAACGCTAATCTGCCGCATTAACCCAACAGCGAAGGCCATGTGGGTTAAAAAAGCGCAAAAAAAACGGTAAAAAGCTTACTCTGTGGGTAACTGGCACGTTTAAGGCTAACGTTACACAGCCTCTCTAGTCTTATTTATTAGGTATTCCGTGGAAGTCCCCCTTTTTTCTTTTGTAGGCGAATAATAAAGATTAGAGTTTTTTCTCGCATGGCCTATTTAACGGCCATGTAAAAAGAGTAAGGTAGCAATCAAAAATAGACAGCTTTGAGCGAATTGCAGACGGTCTAATCAGTTGTTTTCTACTAGCTTACAAGGTAGCTTGTAAAGCATTCATAAAAAACATGGGCGCACTATGAAAACTTGTTTTTTCATTTTTCTGTTTGTCTTTTCTATTAGTTGTCTCGCTGTTGTGAAAAGGCATGATATTCCCCCTGAGAATTATGTGTTGAAAGAAGCTCCTGACTTCTTAGTAGATATGCCCCATGAGGGACATGGCGCTTTAATCAACCCGAGTTGGGTTGTAACTGTCGCACATACCATTTTTTATAATTATATTGGTAAAAGTTTAAGGATTGGATCAAATACATATCAAATTAAAAAAGTGTACATACATCCTGAATTTGAAAAGCCTAGCGAAATTTTGTTGAAAGGAAATTTAGCGCCTTTAATGAGCTTTTTTAAAGCAAGAAGTGATATTGCATTAATTAAATTATCTTCACCTGTGAACGATGTATTACCGATTGCTCTTTACACAAATATAAAAGAACAAGGCAAAACAGTTACAGTTTTTGGTAAAGGTGCTACAGGTAATGGGCTTATTGGCGAAGAGTCTGATACTAAATCTTTGAAACAGCTGAATCACTTCCAAAATATTATTGAAAATGCAGAAACTAATTGGCTGACATTCAAGTTCGATAAGCCAACTAATGGATTACCTCTAGAGGGGATGCACGGTTCAGGTGATAGTGGTGGAGCCTCTGTCATTTATCAAGGTGGTAAGCCCTTTCTTGTAGGGCTTTCAAGTTGGCAACTGGCGCATGGCGATATTTCTGACTTTAAGGGTGGGTTATATGGTACAACTGCATATCAAGTGAGAATCTCCAATTATAGTGAATGGATTAAGGATGTCATAGCTGACGAACTAAAAACGGTCAATTAACGCCTGTTTTGAAACTGTAATTAAGTTCGACTTAGAGCGATAAGCAGTCAGTCAAAAGTTTGATGTCTTAAGAAAAGATTTGACCCTGACGAATCCCCACAATTTGATACTATAAATCAATAAAGTAGCTTAAAAAACAGTTGAAGTGCACAGCCAATTTTGATCTTATATGTTTTTTCCGACCAAAGAAATTACAGAGTAAATCGACTATGCACTTGGGTAAATTATTACATAAAACTTTTTCTAACACAGCGGGTATTATTGATAAGCGTAACCACTGCACATTAATGAAAGCTGTAGAAACACTCTGCCAACATAAGTTCTTATCCATTGCTGCTTTAGGGCGAAAATTAAAGAGCAACGCGAAGGTTAAACACAATATTAAACGAATAGATAGGTTATTTGGCAACCCTCGCGTCCAGCATTCTCGCTACCATTATTACCAAGAAATTACTCGCCGCGTTATAGGTCAAATTAGACGCCCATGTGTGACGATTGATTGGTCTGGGTTAACACCTTGTGGCGAGTTTCATTTATTACGAGCAGCAGTGCCAGTTAAAGGTCGAGCAATGACAATCTATGAGCAAAGCTTTCGTGAATGTGAATACATGAAGCAAAGCGTGCATAAGGATTTCCTCAAAACACTTAAATCAATATTACCTTCTGATTGCAAGCCGATCATCGTTACCGATGCAGGATTTCGTAACCCTTGGTTTAAATTAGTGCTTAAATTTGGTTGGGATTTTTTAGGCAGAGTGAGGCATCAAACACAATATCAAAAGCCAGAAGATGATACGTGTTGGTCACCAGTAAAAACACTTTATTCTAAAGCGACAGCAAAACCCGCTTATCTATTTGAAACACAACTCGCTAAAGCCAATTCATTGAGTGGTCACTTTTACTTGTTTAAATCAAAGCCTAAACAAAGAAAAAAGAAAAATCTTCGAGGAAAAACGATTCGCTGCAGCGTAAGCTTGAAACATGCTAAAGGCGCCACGGAGCCATGGTTATTATTTACCTCACTGTGCAATATTAATTATTCAGCGCAAGATATGGTTAAAATTTACAGCCAGCGAATGCAGATAGAAGAGTCCTTTCGAGACTTAAAAAACACGAGTAATGGTTTGAACTTACGTCATTGTCGTAGCTATGAAAAAGGCCGCTTGAATATCGCATTATTGATTGCATTAATTGCTAATTTTATCCTTTGGCTAGCAGGTTTAACGGCAAAAATATTGAATGTGCATAGAAGCTTTCAGGCGAATACGATAAAGGATAGAAACGTGCTGTCTAGCTTTAGTTTGGGGACGCAATACTTCGAAAAATTTGGTTATAAAATAAAACTGAAAACTTTTTTAGAAGCACTCAAGCAATTAAATAAGGATTGCCGTGAGTGCTTGTAGCTCATTAGCAATTGTGGGGATCCCTCAGGATTTGACCCTCGTTGGCTTTTTCAAAACGACTGGGCGTGAGCTTTTGTAGTATTGGCAAAACAAGCAAAGGCTCACGACACAAACAACGGCATTTGCACTACTCAGCGCTCTCACTAATGCATCAACAGAGGTTATATCATCTACAGATTCAATAAAACAATTGTCTTTCTCAAACTCACTAATATCGTCGAAATACGCATCAGGCGAAAAACAATATAACTCAAGCGACTTAACTACCGCGTCATTGTTGTTTGATAGTTTTTCCCTAAAACGACGAGGGGTTCGGCTTTTTTACCCAAACACAGCTTAAGCAAAAGCGTATTTATCAAATCCATGTGCTTACTCTATACCCAATAAAATAGTGACATGTTTTATCGTGCATTATTAGGTACATTAAAACAATAGTTACTTTTATGGACTACCAGCGTTTGTACTTTAAACTATTGGTTAATTAATTTAACCCACTCAATTGGATTCGAGACAATGAATTGATATTTATTACCATCTTTTAATACGATTTCAATTGCATCATGTGTATAAGGCAAAATACCCGCAACTTTACCAGAGCACTTACTCACTTTTACAATTTCACACCGTGCAAACATATAAGGCCCTAACCCAAATTGTGCATTCAACGGCGCAAAATGAATATCGGTGTTGGTTAGCCAAAATTTGCCGTCGGCTTTGATTGCCCCCTGTTGAATCGTGGCGATGGTCGATTTGATTGTTATTGCATGCATAATAGTATTCCTTTATGTAGTGCTACTTTTAAGTCATTAGCAAGTGACGACATTTAAGCTGACTGTATTACCTTTCTCTTGGTTTGCCTACCGTTAAGTAGTGCGCCCAACCACGTATTTTTAACTAATAATAAATAACTTACTTGACCAATAAGTAATGTAACCACCACGCTAACTATAAACTTTACTAAAACTGGCCAATTAGTATTAATCAATGGCATCTGAATATAAATCAGCACTGGCACATGTATTAAATAAATCCAATATGATGCATTTGAGATGCTGCGACTGAGCTTACTTTGGTGATTTAAAAAACGATGCCCAAGTAAAAACGTTATGGCGGTTAACAAAATAACACTCAGTCCTTGTGATAAAACATGCAATACATGTAGCTCTCCCGCTGCGGCAAAATACCCCGTAGTTGCGGCGGCAATCACGTCATCTAAGCTTGGCGCGGCTGGTAATAAAGAAAAATAACCAGTCAGTGATAGTGCAACACCCAAAATAAGAGGCCATAAGTACTTATGATATGACCAAATGAGCTGCTGTTTTTTATTAAGCCCCACTCCCAACCAATAAAAACTGCCGTAAAAACCATACGACCATAACTGTGGCGTGAGTTTATCAGGAGCAGGAAATGGAATAGATTGCCCCATTAATGAAAACGTTAACACGATGGGAAGTACAACCCACATAAATAAAGGGTGAGCGCTAAGCGCATCGAATTTATTGCCTAATAAGTTAGTTGTTTTCAACAACCAGTGAATTAAGCAAAACTGGAATAAGTTCCACAAAAACCATAAGTGCATAGTGCTAACAACAGGCTCTTTAATAACTTTAAACACAGCAAAAATCGGCGGTATTGGATTAGCTATACCGGCTCCAAAACTCAAGGCATGGTAGTAAACGGCAAAGCTTAACGGTAAAAATACAATAAAAGGTAGTAGAATATGCTTACTGCGATGATGTAAAAAGCGCGCGTTGCTCGATTTATCTATCAAAAGTGCACTGCAAAACCCTGCAAT
The Pseudoalteromonas aliena SW19 DNA segment above includes these coding regions:
- a CDS encoding acyltransferase family protein encodes the protein MNKDSRLHYIDNLRSLALLLGIVFHAALAYSPFFSNIWFTADPSTHGLFDYITHTLHLFRMPLFFIIAGFCSALLIDKSSNARFLHHRSKHILLPFIVFLPLSFAVYYHALSFGAGIANPIPPIFAVFKVIKEPVVSTMHLWFLWNLFQFCLIHWLLKTTNLLGNKFDALSAHPLFMWVVLPIVLTFSLMGQSIPFPAPDKLTPQLWSYGFYGSFYWLGVGLNKKQQLIWSYHKYLWPLILGVALSLTGYFSLLPAAPSLDDVIAAATTGYFAAAGELHVLHVLSQGLSVILLTAITFLLGHRFLNHQSKLSRSISNASYWIYLIHVPVLIYIQMPLINTNWPVLVKFIVSVVVTLLIGQVSYLLLVKNTWLGALLNGRQTKRKVIQSA
- a CDS encoding IS4 family transposase, producing MHLGKLLHKTFSNTAGIIDKRNHCTLMKAVETLCQHKFLSIAALGRKLKSNAKVKHNIKRIDRLFGNPRVQHSRYHYYQEITRRVIGQIRRPCVTIDWSGLTPCGEFHLLRAAVPVKGRAMTIYEQSFRECEYMKQSVHKDFLKTLKSILPSDCKPIIVTDAGFRNPWFKLVLKFGWDFLGRVRHQTQYQKPEDDTCWSPVKTLYSKATAKPAYLFETQLAKANSLSGHFYLFKSKPKQRKKKNLRGKTIRCSVSLKHAKGATEPWLLFTSLCNINYSAQDMVKIYSQRMQIEESFRDLKNTSNGLNLRHCRSYEKGRLNIALLIALIANFILWLAGLTAKILNVHRSFQANTIKDRNVLSSFSLGTQYFEKFGYKIKLKTFLEALKQLNKDCRECL
- a CDS encoding trypsin-like serine protease, yielding MKTCFFIFLFVFSISCLAVVKRHDIPPENYVLKEAPDFLVDMPHEGHGALINPSWVVTVAHTIFYNYIGKSLRIGSNTYQIKKVYIHPEFEKPSEILLKGNLAPLMSFFKARSDIALIKLSSPVNDVLPIALYTNIKEQGKTVTVFGKGATGNGLIGEESDTKSLKQLNHFQNIIENAETNWLTFKFDKPTNGLPLEGMHGSGDSGGASVIYQGGKPFLVGLSSWQLAHGDISDFKGGLYGTTAYQVRISNYSEWIKDVIADELKTVN